In one window of Thermodesulfobacteriota bacterium DNA:
- the rlmN gene encoding 23S rRNA (adenine(2503)-C(2))-methyltransferase RlmN, whose translation MKNLRDFTIEELASEVASMGERPYRAEQIFRWVFMRRASDISAMTDVSKAFRVRLAEGYEIRGNRLVDVRRSSDGTRKFLSELEDSSRIESVLISESGRLTLCVSSQAGCALGCRFCMTGMGGFMRNLSLSELSGQVFTAYDILGEGEEISNVVLMGMGEPFANYDNVARFASVLTSNLGFNFSHNKVTVSTAGLVPAIKRFGADSNVNLAVSLNATTDETRDRLMPVNKKYPLSELLSALRSYPLKPRRYITIEYVLLSGVNDSDDDARRLIRMLRGIRCKVNLIPFNPFPGAPFERPSEARVDSFHSIVKKAGYTVIVRASKGSEIQAACGQLRGAYPG comes from the coding sequence ATGAAGAACCTGAGGGATTTCACGATAGAGGAGCTCGCCTCGGAGGTGGCCTCCATGGGAGAGCGACCCTACAGGGCCGAGCAGATATTCAGGTGGGTCTTCATGAGGCGCGCCTCCGACATCTCGGCCATGACCGACGTCTCGAAGGCCTTCAGGGTCAGGCTCGCCGAAGGCTACGAGATACGGGGGAACAGGCTCGTCGACGTAAGGCGCTCATCCGACGGCACCAGGAAGTTCCTCTCCGAGCTTGAGGACTCCTCACGCATCGAGTCTGTCCTCATATCGGAATCCGGCAGGCTCACCCTCTGCGTATCCTCGCAGGCCGGGTGCGCGCTCGGGTGCAGGTTCTGCATGACCGGCATGGGCGGCTTCATGCGGAACCTTTCTCTTTCAGAGCTCTCAGGCCAGGTCTTCACCGCTTACGACATACTCGGCGAGGGCGAGGAAATCTCGAACGTCGTCCTCATGGGCATGGGCGAGCCCTTCGCAAATTACGATAACGTGGCAAGGTTCGCCAGTGTCCTCACGAGCAACCTGGGATTCAACTTCTCCCATAACAAGGTCACCGTCTCTACGGCAGGCCTTGTCCCCGCGATTAAAAGGTTCGGAGCGGACTCGAACGTAAACCTTGCGGTATCACTCAACGCGACTACGGACGAGACGAGGGACAGGCTCATGCCGGTCAATAAGAAGTACCCGCTCTCAGAGCTCCTCTCCGCCCTGCGCTCATATCCCCTCAAGCCCAGGAGATATATTACGATAGAATACGTGCTCCTTTCCGGCGTGAACGACTCAGACGACGACGCGAGGAGGCTTATAAGGATGCTCCGCGGCATACGCTGCAAGGTGAACCTGATCCCCTTCAACCCCTTCCCGGGCGCGCCTTTCGAGAGGCCTTCGGAGGCCAGAGTCGATTCCTTCCATTCGATAGTCAAGAAAGCGGGATACACGGTAATAGTGCGCGCGAGCAAGGGCTCCGAGATACAGGCCGCCTGCGGCCAGCTCCGGGGCGCTTACCCCGGCTGA
- a CDS encoding protoglobin domain-containing protein — MDSIDRIKEHYRFTDDDVSLLMRLRPVMERYREEFVEEFYNFVKDFEETKRFLKDEATVKRHQDALKLWFMKLFSGTYGGHYLSELKKVGEVHVRVGLHTHYVNAAFHFVKIYIHGILHREVPDVNERARMLESVEKILDINLDVFTNSYVEEEKKFFFSQRVESYLVQMANRFSHGLNLILVIGLVLLGFMVMGLFAYDILHILDGDIEKGLLSTLGSLLMLWVVIELMNTEIKHLRGGKFAIRVFISVALVAVIRKILVTSLSSEAVGAQLSLVAAVAVLGGVYWLISRVEH, encoded by the coding sequence ATGGACTCGATAGACAGGATAAAGGAGCATTACCGCTTCACGGACGATGACGTATCGCTCCTCATGAGGCTTAGGCCCGTGATGGAGCGGTACAGGGAGGAGTTCGTCGAGGAGTTCTACAACTTCGTCAAGGACTTCGAGGAGACGAAGCGGTTCCTGAAGGACGAGGCCACGGTAAAGCGCCACCAGGACGCCCTGAAGCTCTGGTTCATGAAGCTCTTTTCCGGCACCTACGGCGGCCACTACCTCTCCGAACTGAAGAAAGTCGGAGAGGTCCACGTGAGAGTGGGCCTACACACCCATTACGTGAACGCCGCCTTCCATTTCGTGAAGATATACATACACGGCATCCTCCACAGGGAAGTGCCTGACGTAAACGAGCGCGCCCGGATGCTCGAGTCGGTCGAGAAGATACTGGACATAAACCTCGACGTCTTCACGAACTCGTATGTCGAGGAGGAGAAAAAGTTCTTCTTCTCCCAGAGGGTCGAATCGTACCTCGTGCAGATGGCGAACCGCTTTTCCCACGGCCTGAACCTCATCCTGGTAATCGGCCTCGTGCTCCTGGGCTTCATGGTCATGGGGCTTTTCGCCTACGATATCCTCCACATACTCGACGGCGACATTGAGAAGGGGCTCTTGAGCACACTCGGGAGCCTCCTCATGCTGTGGGTCGTCATCGAACTGATGAACACCGAGATAAAGCACCTCCGGGGCGGAAAGTTCGCGATAAGAGTCTTCATAAGCGTAGCCCTCGTGGCCGTCATAAGAAAGATACTCGTCACGAGCCTCTCGAGCGAGGCGGTCGGCGCGCAGCTCTCGCTCGTCGCAGCTGTCGCGGTCCTGGGCGGCGTCTACTGGTTGATTTCCAGAGTCGAGCACTGA
- the ndk gene encoding nucleoside-diphosphate kinase: MVEKTLSIIKPDGVRKKIIGEVIKRFEAAGLRVAAVKMASLSRKEAEGFYAVHRERPFFGSLTEFMSSGPVVLMVLKGDNAIAKNRELMGATDPAKAAPGTIRKDFADSIESNIVHGSDGPDTAAFEIGYFFSAMEIFE; encoded by the coding sequence ATGGTTGAAAAGACGCTCTCGATAATCAAGCCGGACGGTGTAAGGAAAAAGATAATAGGCGAGGTAATAAAGAGATTCGAGGCCGCGGGGCTCAGGGTCGCCGCCGTGAAGATGGCGAGCCTTTCAAGGAAAGAAGCCGAGGGCTTCTACGCCGTCCACAGGGAAAGGCCCTTTTTCGGGAGCCTTACCGAGTTCATGTCCTCCGGGCCGGTGGTCCTCATGGTATTGAAGGGCGACAACGCCATAGCGAAGAACAGGGAGCTCATGGGCGCTACCGACCCGGCGAAGGCAGCTCCGGGCACCATAAGGAAGGACTTCGCGGACTCGATAGAGTCGAACATCGTGCACGGCTCGGACGGCCCGGACACCGCCGCCTTCGAGATAGGCTATTTTTTCAGCGCAATGGAGATTTTCGAGTAG
- the nth gene encoding endonuclease III, with protein MRLEDIPKVIKILRAEYKRFRTPYVTEVSERIRRDPFKVLVSCIISLRTKDDVTREASERLFRLGESPKAVASLPIARIEKAIYPAGFYRTKAKVIRDISRELVEKYSSKVPDEIDELLKLKGVGRKTANLVVTLGFGKPGICVDIHVHRITNRWGFVKTKTPDETERALREKLPKRHWIEINDLLVAYGQNLCRPASPFCGSCRIAPYCARAGVEKSR; from the coding sequence ATGCGCCTCGAAGACATCCCGAAGGTCATCAAGATACTCAGGGCCGAGTATAAGCGTTTCCGCACTCCTTACGTTACCGAGGTCTCGGAGAGGATAAGACGCGACCCCTTCAAGGTCCTCGTCTCCTGCATAATAAGCCTCCGTACGAAAGACGACGTGACAAGAGAGGCATCCGAGAGGCTTTTCAGGCTCGGAGAGTCGCCAAAGGCTGTTGCCTCGCTCCCTATCGCGCGGATAGAGAAGGCCATATATCCGGCAGGGTTCTACAGGACCAAGGCGAAGGTCATACGGGACATCTCAAGGGAGCTTGTTGAAAAATATTCCTCGAAGGTCCCCGACGAGATAGACGAGCTATTGAAATTAAAAGGCGTGGGCCGGAAGACCGCGAACCTGGTCGTGACCCTGGGCTTCGGGAAACCCGGCATTTGCGTAGATATACACGTGCACAGGATCACAAACCGTTGGGGATTTGTTAAGACGAAGACCCCGGACGAAACCGAGCGCGCCCTCCGCGAAAAGCTCCCCAAAAGGCACTGGATAGAGATAAACGACCTTCTGGTGGCCTATGGGCAGAACCTCTGCAGGCCAGCTTCGCCGTTTTGCGGCTCCTGCCGCATCGCTCCCTATTGCGCCAGGGCCGGAGTGGAAAAGAGCCGGTGA
- a CDS encoding TerC family protein, whose product MEFLMDPSIWVGLLTLVILEIVLGIDNLVFIAILANKLPPHQRDRARLIGLSLALLMRLGLLSVISWIITLTEPLFSVAGLGFSGRDLILFCGGLFLVFKGTMELHERLEGNMRHSGPKSAYAGFWLVVAQIIALDAVFSLDAVITAVGMVEQLGVMMAAVVIAMVVMIVASKPLTRFVNERPTVVVLCLSFLLMIGFSLVAEGFGFHIPKGYLYAAIGFSILIETFNQVARRNFAKNEARLPFRERTADAILRLMGGRSEASADEKPAAAVKGAPHGAFGEEERNMISGVLTLAERSIRTIMTRRADISWIDCASDAATVRAQLLETPHSLFPVCRGALDNVVGIVRAKELVTALDSGHDLAACAAQHPPILVPDRIDVIKILGVLRKAKGSLVLVVDEFGTVQGLVTPLDLLEAIAGEFPDADETPDIVRDGDGWVVNGAADLHQLEQALGGEVSLVSPDDEYVTLAGLLLAQHEQIPTVGESFRFGNFRFEVMEISDRRIELVRISRALCEQGER is encoded by the coding sequence ATGGAATTTCTGATGGACCCATCCATATGGGTCGGTTTGTTAACGCTTGTCATACTGGAAATAGTCCTTGGCATCGACAACCTCGTCTTTATCGCGATTTTGGCGAACAAGCTGCCGCCGCACCAGCGCGACCGGGCGCGGCTGATAGGCCTCTCGCTTGCGCTTCTGATGCGCCTGGGGCTCCTGTCCGTGATTTCGTGGATAATCACGCTGACCGAGCCGCTCTTCTCCGTCGCCGGGCTCGGCTTCTCAGGGCGCGACCTGATCCTTTTCTGCGGCGGACTCTTTCTGGTCTTCAAGGGAACCATGGAGCTGCATGAGCGCCTTGAAGGCAATATGCGCCACAGCGGACCGAAGTCCGCCTACGCTGGCTTCTGGCTGGTCGTGGCGCAGATCATCGCCCTTGACGCGGTCTTTTCGCTCGACGCGGTAATCACGGCCGTCGGCATGGTGGAGCAGCTGGGCGTCATGATGGCGGCTGTCGTGATCGCAATGGTGGTGATGATAGTCGCCTCAAAGCCGCTGACCCGATTCGTCAACGAGCGCCCGACGGTAGTTGTCCTGTGCCTTAGCTTCCTCCTCATGATCGGCTTCAGTCTCGTTGCCGAGGGCTTCGGGTTCCACATACCAAAGGGGTATCTCTACGCGGCCATTGGCTTCTCCATCCTTATCGAAACGTTCAACCAGGTCGCGCGGCGCAATTTCGCCAAGAACGAGGCCCGGTTGCCGTTTCGCGAGCGTACGGCGGACGCCATATTGCGGCTTATGGGGGGAAGAAGCGAGGCCAGCGCGGACGAGAAGCCGGCTGCAGCCGTGAAAGGGGCCCCCCACGGTGCCTTCGGAGAAGAAGAGCGCAACATGATTTCCGGGGTGCTGACCCTGGCCGAACGGTCCATCAGGACCATAATGACGCGGCGCGCGGACATATCGTGGATCGATTGCGCAAGCGACGCAGCGACGGTCCGCGCGCAGCTGCTTGAGACCCCGCATAGCCTGTTCCCGGTCTGCCGCGGGGCGCTGGACAATGTCGTCGGGATCGTACGGGCCAAGGAGCTGGTCACGGCGCTGGACAGCGGACACGACCTGGCGGCCTGCGCAGCGCAGCATCCGCCCATCCTTGTGCCGGACCGGATCGACGTGATCAAGATCCTCGGTGTGCTGCGGAAGGCAAAGGGGAGCCTGGTGCTGGTTGTCGACGAGTTCGGCACGGTCCAGGGCCTGGTTACGCCGCTTGACCTCCTGGAGGCGATAGCAGGCGAGTTTCCGGACGCCGACGAGACGCCGGATATCGTCCGCGACGGAGACGGGTGGGTTGTGAACGGCGCGGCAGACCTGCACCAGCTGGAGCAGGCGCTTGGCGGAGAGGTCTCGCTCGTCAGCCCGGACGACGAGTATGTGACCCTGGCGGGCCTGCTGCTCGCCCAGCACGAGCAGATACCAACGGTCGGCGAGTCTTTCCGTTTTGGCAATTTCCGTTTCGAGGTCATGGAGATATCCGATAGACGCATCGAGCTGGTGCGCATCTCGCGGGCGCTATGCGAGCAGGGGGAGCGATAG
- the groL gene encoding chaperonin GroEL (60 kDa chaperone family; promotes refolding of misfolded polypeptides especially under stressful conditions; forms two stacked rings of heptamers to form a barrel-shaped 14mer; ends can be capped by GroES; misfolded proteins enter the barrel where they are refolded when GroES binds) encodes MAAKELSFSHNARSAILKGVNTLADAVKITLGPRGRNVVIEKSFGSPLITKDGVTVAKEIELENKFENMGAQMVKEVASKTSDVAGDGTTTATVLAQAIFREGSKLVAAGHNPMDLKRGIEKAVEVAIGELKKLSKNVKEKKEIAQVGTISANGDSTIGEIIAEAMDKVGKEGVITVEEAKGMETQLDVVEGMQFDRGYLSPYFVTDPERMECVLEDAFILIHEKKVSNMRELLPVLEKIAKMGKPLLIIAEDVEGEALATLVVNKLRGTLQAAAVKAPGFGDRRKAMLDDIAILSGGKLIAEELGIKLESVDIKDLGRAKRVVIDKENTTIIDGAGKKAEIEGRIKQIRAQIEETTSDYDREKLQERLAKLAGGVAVINVGAATETEMKEKKARVEDALHATRAAVEEGVVPGGGVAYLRTLNAISKLNLEGDQQFGVKLVLRALEEPIRQISANAGLEGSIVVDKVKGGKDAFGFNASTEAYEDLVKAGVIDPTKVSRIALQNASSIASLMLTTECMVAEKPREEKGGGGMPAGMGGMGGMGGMDMM; translated from the coding sequence ATGGCAGCCAAAGAACTTTCCTTTAGCCATAATGCGAGAAGCGCGATACTCAAGGGCGTAAACACCCTTGCCGACGCGGTCAAGATAACCCTAGGGCCCAGGGGCCGGAACGTCGTGATAGAGAAGAGCTTCGGCTCGCCGCTCATCACCAAGGACGGCGTTACCGTGGCCAAGGAGATAGAGCTCGAGAACAAGTTCGAGAACATGGGCGCGCAGATGGTGAAGGAGGTCGCGAGCAAGACCTCTGACGTTGCCGGAGACGGCACCACCACCGCGACCGTGCTTGCACAGGCCATATTCAGGGAGGGCAGCAAGCTCGTGGCCGCGGGCCACAACCCCATGGACCTTAAGAGGGGCATCGAGAAAGCCGTCGAGGTCGCGATAGGCGAGCTCAAGAAGCTCTCCAAGAACGTGAAGGAGAAGAAGGAGATCGCGCAGGTCGGCACCATCTCCGCCAACGGCGACAGCACCATCGGCGAGATAATCGCCGAGGCAATGGACAAGGTCGGCAAGGAGGGCGTCATCACCGTCGAAGAGGCCAAGGGCATGGAGACCCAGCTCGACGTGGTCGAGGGCATGCAGTTCGACAGGGGCTACCTCTCCCCCTACTTCGTGACCGACCCCGAGAGGATGGAGTGCGTGCTCGAGGACGCCTTCATACTCATCCATGAGAAGAAGGTATCGAACATGAGGGAACTCCTCCCCGTGCTCGAGAAGATCGCCAAGATGGGCAAGCCCCTCCTCATCATCGCCGAGGACGTCGAGGGCGAGGCCCTTGCCACCCTCGTCGTCAACAAGCTCCGCGGCACGCTCCAGGCAGCCGCGGTAAAGGCCCCCGGCTTCGGCGACAGAAGGAAGGCCATGCTCGACGACATAGCCATCCTCTCCGGAGGCAAGCTCATTGCCGAGGAGCTCGGCATAAAGCTCGAAAGCGTGGACATAAAGGACCTCGGCAGGGCCAAGAGGGTGGTCATCGACAAGGAGAACACCACCATCATCGACGGCGCCGGCAAGAAGGCCGAGATCGAGGGCCGCATAAAGCAGATAAGGGCACAGATAGAGGAGACGACCTCCGACTACGACAGGGAGAAGCTCCAGGAGAGGCTCGCGAAGCTCGCGGGCGGCGTTGCCGTAATCAATGTCGGCGCGGCCACCGAGACCGAGATGAAGGAGAAGAAGGCCAGGGTCGAGGACGCGCTCCACGCCACCAGGGCAGCTGTCGAGGAAGGCGTTGTCCCGGGCGGCGGAGTTGCATATCTCCGCACACTTAACGCCATATCGAAACTCAACCTCGAAGGCGACCAGCAGTTCGGCGTGAAGCTCGTGCTCCGCGCCCTCGAGGAGCCCATCCGCCAGATATCGGCGAACGCGGGCCTCGAAGGCTCGATAGTCGTCGACAAGGTGAAGGGCGGCAAGGACGCCTTCGGCTTCAACGCCTCGACCGAGGCCTACGAGGACCTCGTGAAGGCCGGCGTCATCGACCCTACCAAGGTGTCGAGGATCGCCCTCCAGAATGCGTCTTCGATAGCCTCGCTCATGCTCACCACCGAGTGCATGGTTGCCGAGAAGCCCAGGGAAGAGAAGGGCGGCGGCGGAATGCCCGCAGGAATGGGCGGCATGGGTGGAATGGGCGGAATGGACATGATGTAA
- a CDS encoding co-chaperone GroES: MKIRPLHDRVIVKRLEEKEKTKGGIIIPESAKETPAEGKVIAVGPGKKEDGKVEPMAVKVNDTIIFSKYAGTEIKVEGEDLLIMREEDILGVVEK, from the coding sequence ATGAAGATCAGACCGCTTCACGATCGAGTCATTGTAAAGAGGCTCGAAGAGAAGGAGAAAACGAAGGGGGGCATCATAATACCCGAGAGCGCGAAGGAGACCCCGGCCGAGGGCAAGGTGATAGCGGTAGGCCCCGGCAAGAAGGAGGACGGCAAGGTAGAGCCCATGGCCGTCAAGGTCAATGACACCATAATCTTCAGCAAGTACGCCGGCACCGAGATAAAGGTCGAAGGCGAGGACCTGCTCATCATGAGGGAAGAAGACATTCTGGGCGTCGTCGAGAAATAA
- a CDS encoding cold-shock protein, whose translation MAKGRVKWFNESKGFGFIERESGDDVFVHYSSIQGDGFKTLKEGQEVEFEIAKDAKGSKAVNVIPQ comes from the coding sequence ATGGCAAAAGGCAGAGTGAAATGGTTCAATGAGTCCAAGGGTTTCGGGTTCATTGAGAGGGAGTCCGGGGACGATGTTTTCGTCCACTACTCCTCGATCCAGGGTGATGGTTTCAAAACCCTGAAGGAAGGCCAGGAAGTAGAGTTCGAGATAGCCAAGGACGCCAAGGGTTCCAAGGCGGTGAACGTAATACCCCAGTAA
- a CDS encoding Clp1/GlmU family protein encodes MTSPEDDIMEAISSVNAMSIMLVGSADTGKTAMAGRLLDRLSREGEAGALDLDTGQSHIGPPATMAWGLLKGGFRGWEEIAVEGFYFTGALSPPGSLVPSLAGAKLLMDAALKRCERLVMDTSGLVTGSIGRIYKQYKIDLLSPDLVVGIEMEDELGHILDAYRFQSRPRVLRVRVLPQAVPKSAAVRTEWRAKRFREYFKDAREIDINIGSVGLRFTKEAEEGLEGRLLSFRDDKQKDLALGYITEDGLQKGRLVARSPLPAGTAFTTIIVGAARAVF; translated from the coding sequence ATGACCAGCCCTGAGGACGATATCATGGAAGCTATTTCCTCTGTCAATGCGATGAGCATAATGCTCGTAGGCAGCGCGGACACGGGAAAGACCGCGATGGCGGGCAGGCTCCTTGACCGCCTTTCAAGGGAAGGCGAAGCGGGCGCGCTCGACCTCGATACCGGGCAATCGCACATAGGCCCTCCGGCGACAATGGCATGGGGGCTGTTGAAAGGAGGTTTCAGGGGATGGGAGGAGATAGCGGTCGAGGGCTTTTACTTCACAGGGGCCTTGAGCCCGCCCGGTAGCCTCGTCCCCTCCCTTGCGGGCGCGAAGCTCCTCATGGACGCGGCCCTGAAAAGATGCGAAAGACTTGTCATGGATACTTCAGGCCTCGTGACCGGAAGCATAGGGAGGATATACAAACAGTACAAGATCGACCTCCTTTCCCCTGACTTGGTCGTGGGGATCGAAATGGAAGACGAGCTCGGGCACATACTGGACGCTTACAGGTTCCAGTCCAGGCCCAGGGTCTTAAGGGTGCGGGTGTTGCCCCAGGCAGTCCCCAAGAGCGCGGCTGTAAGGACAGAGTGGAGGGCAAAGAGGTTCAGGGAGTATTTCAAGGACGCGAGGGAGATAGATATAAACATCGGCTCAGTGGGCCTGAGGTTCACGAAGGAAGCAGAGGAGGGCCTTGAGGGGAGGCTTCTATCCTTCAGGGACGATAAGCAGAAGGACCTGGCCCTAGGCTATATAACGGAAGACGGCCTTCAAAAAGGAAGGCTCGTGGCCCGCTCGCCGCTTCCGGCCGGGACGGCTTTTACGACCATAATAGTAGGGGCGGCCAGGGCGGTGTTCTAG
- the gcvT gene encoding glycine cleavage system aminomethyltransferase GcvT, which translates to MVLKRTPLYDTHVSLGARMVPFAGWEMPVQYAGVKEEHLAVRSSCGLFDVSHMGEIEVSGDRAIDFVQLLITNDIERVSDGQCQYALLCRDSGGVVDDLIVYRFNIDRYLFVVNASNAGKVLDWMKEVQAREDFPDVGIEDQGGQYAQLALQGPAAVEILRPLLDIDPDGIGHFRFHMGLIGDDIEAIVSRTGYTGADGFEIYLAPEDAEAAWKTIMEAGSGHNLRPAGLGARDTLRLEMGYPLYGHELGEEITPIEAGLGKYVRFTKDFIGRDVLEKQAREGAGRTLAGIKMLEPGVPRQGYEIHAGGKKIGEVTSGTVSPSLNVGIAMGFVAPEAGKPGAEVSIVIRGRAAKAEITTLPFYRK; encoded by the coding sequence CTGGTGCTTAAAAGAACCCCGTTATATGACACTCACGTTTCCCTGGGGGCCCGGATGGTCCCTTTCGCCGGCTGGGAAATGCCCGTACAGTACGCTGGAGTGAAGGAGGAACACCTTGCGGTGCGTTCCTCCTGCGGGCTATTCGACGTAAGCCACATGGGCGAGATAGAGGTCTCGGGCGACCGGGCAATCGACTTTGTCCAGCTCCTCATAACAAACGACATAGAGCGCGTATCCGACGGGCAGTGCCAGTACGCGCTACTTTGCAGGGACAGCGGCGGCGTGGTGGACGACCTCATCGTCTACCGCTTCAATATCGACCGGTACCTTTTTGTTGTGAACGCCTCCAACGCCGGCAAGGTACTTGACTGGATGAAGGAGGTCCAGGCAAGGGAAGACTTCCCGGACGTGGGGATAGAAGACCAGGGCGGGCAGTACGCCCAGCTCGCGCTCCAGGGCCCGGCGGCGGTTGAGATTCTAAGGCCCCTCCTGGATATAGACCCGGACGGGATAGGGCATTTCCGGTTCCACATGGGCCTCATAGGCGACGATATCGAGGCCATTGTATCGAGGACGGGCTATACCGGCGCTGACGGGTTCGAGATATACCTGGCGCCGGAGGACGCGGAGGCGGCCTGGAAGACGATAATGGAGGCTGGGAGCGGCCATAATCTGCGGCCTGCGGGGCTCGGGGCCAGGGACACTCTCCGGCTTGAGATGGGCTATCCCCTTTACGGCCACGAGCTGGGAGAGGAAATAACCCCCATAGAAGCCGGCCTCGGCAAATATGTGAGGTTCACCAAGGACTTCATCGGAAGGGACGTCCTTGAAAAACAGGCCAGGGAAGGCGCGGGGAGGACCCTCGCGGGAATAAAGATGCTCGAGCCCGGGGTGCCCAGGCAGGGCTATGAGATACACGCTGGCGGGAAGAAAATAGGCGAGGTCACAAGCGGGACCGTCTCCCCTTCCCTCAATGTCGGAATAGCGATGGGGTTCGTTGCGCCGGAGGCTGGCAAGCCGGGCGCCGAGGTCAGCATAGTAATAAGGGGGCGGGCCGCTAAAGCGGAGATAACCACCCTGCCGTTTTATAGAAAGTAG
- the gcvH gene encoding glycine cleavage system protein GcvH produces the protein MEFPKDLKYTKEHEWVKVEGKIATIGITDYAQDSLGDVVYVELPPEGGSVTKHEPFGVVESVKAVSDLYSPVSGSVTEVNDAIIDSPEAINEDPYGDAWMIKVEIAGQSELDDLLTADEYQKFIEEEK, from the coding sequence ATGGAGTTCCCGAAGGACCTTAAGTACACCAAGGAGCACGAATGGGTTAAGGTCGAAGGCAAGATAGCAACCATCGGAATTACCGACTACGCCCAGGACTCTCTTGGAGACGTGGTCTACGTGGAACTGCCGCCCGAGGGCGGCTCGGTCACGAAGCACGAGCCCTTCGGCGTGGTCGAGTCCGTAAAGGCGGTCTCGGACCTCTACTCGCCGGTGAGCGGCAGCGTAACCGAGGTGAACGACGCCATCATCGACAGCCCAGAGGCGATAAACGAAGACCCGTACGGTGACGCCTGGATGATAAAGGTGGAGATAGCCGGCCAGAGCGAGCTTGACGACCTCCTTACCGCGGACGAGTACCAGAAGTTCATCGAGGAAGAGAAGTAA
- the gcvPA gene encoding aminomethyl-transferring glycine dehydrogenase subunit GcvPA: MPYIPHTEEDIGKILEAAGASSIDDALSALPANLRSRKPLDVPAGLSEQELLGHLKQLGSRNSTVEDYSSFLGGGAYNHYIPAIVDSLISRSEFYTSYTPYQPELSQGTLQAIFEYQTLVCQLTGMDVSNASLYDGATAVAEAVLMARRITGRNGIVLSAALHPEYRDTVRTYLSGTGDHLSEAAFSAGTGTTLAETIENAIDGDTACVVVQHPNFFGCIEDVGALAEIVHKKGALLIVAVSEAVSLGLLKPPGEMGADIAVGENQSFGNPLSYGGPYLGFMATRTEFVRQMPGRIVGQTVDKNGRRAFCLTFSTREQHIRRERATSNICTNHGLSALAASIHLAALGGVGLKRLAGLNLSKAEYLKKKLVEAGAEPAWSVPTFNEFTVKVRKDPEEVLEKLLLKKIIGGIPLKRFYPALDRHILVAATEMNSKEEIDRFASELKSV, from the coding sequence GTGCCCTACATCCCCCATACCGAAGAAGACATCGGAAAAATCCTTGAAGCAGCCGGCGCGTCCAGCATAGACGACGCGCTATCGGCGCTTCCGGCAAACCTACGCTCCAGAAAACCGCTTGATGTGCCGGCGGGCCTCTCGGAGCAGGAGCTCCTCGGGCATCTTAAACAGCTCGGCTCAAGGAACTCGACGGTGGAGGATTATTCGAGCTTCCTCGGCGGCGGGGCATACAACCATTACATACCGGCCATAGTAGACAGCCTCATTTCAAGGTCCGAGTTCTACACATCCTACACGCCTTATCAGCCCGAGCTTTCGCAGGGCACGCTCCAGGCAATTTTCGAGTACCAGACCTTAGTGTGCCAGCTTACCGGCATGGACGTGAGCAACGCCTCCCTTTATGACGGCGCAACGGCCGTGGCCGAGGCCGTGCTCATGGCAAGGAGGATAACCGGCAGGAACGGGATCGTCCTTTCAGCCGCCCTGCACCCGGAGTACAGGGATACGGTCCGGACCTATCTATCCGGGACCGGAGACCACCTGTCGGAAGCGGCCTTTTCAGCTGGGACTGGAACGACTCTTGCGGAAACCATCGAAAACGCCATAGATGGCGATACGGCCTGCGTGGTCGTGCAGCACCCGAACTTTTTCGGCTGCATAGAGGACGTGGGGGCGCTTGCGGAGATTGTCCATAAAAAAGGCGCCCTATTGATAGTGGCCGTAAGCGAGGCCGTTTCCCTGGGTTTATTAAAGCCCCCGGGCGAGATGGGCGCCGACATAGCCGTGGGCGAGAACCAGTCTTTCGGAAACCCGCTCTCCTACGGCGGCCCGTACCTGGGCTTCATGGCCACACGGACGGAGTTCGTCCGGCAGATGCCGGGGCGCATCGTCGGCCAGACCGTAGATAAAAACGGCAGGAGGGCCTTTTGCCTGACCTTCTCTACAAGGGAGCAGCACATAAGGAGGGAAAGGGCGACCTCCAATATATGCACGAACCACGGCCTTTCGGCGCTCGCGGCGTCCATTCATCTGGCGGCGCTCGGCGGCGTTGGCCTTAAAAGGCTCGCGGGACTCAACCTTTCCAAGGCCGAATACCTCAAGAAGAAACTCGTCGAAGCCGGGGCAGAGCCCGCGTGGAGCGTGCCCACCTTCAACGAGTTTACTGTCAAGGTCAGGAAAGACCCTGAGGAGGTGCTTGAGAAGCTCCTTCTGAAGAAGATAATCGGCGGCATCCCGCTCAAGCGGTTCTACCCCGCGCTCGACCGCCATATCCTCGTGGCCGCGACCGAGATGAACTCGAAAGAGGAGATTGACAGGTTCGCCTCGGAGCTCAAGAGCGTATAG